One Poecilia reticulata strain Guanapo linkage group LG19, Guppy_female_1.0+MT, whole genome shotgun sequence genomic window carries:
- the cdk5r1b gene encoding cyclin-dependent kinase 5 activator 1b isoform X2, with the protein MGTVLSLSPSYRKAALFEDGSATVGHYTAVQNSKNAKDKNLKRHSLINVLPWKRIVAVSAKKKSSKKVQPNATYQNNVSHLNNENLKKSQSCANLSSFTQDQSSPALSKSSNNTTSSVKKAPLTNSNVAPGTPKRVIVQASTSELLRCLGEFLCRRCYRLKHLSPTDPVLWLRSVDRSLLLQGWQDQGFITPANVVFVYMLCRDVVSSEVATEHELQAVLLTCLYLSYSYMGNEISYPLKPFLVESSKETFWDRCLSIINLMSAKMLQINSDPHYFTQVFADLKNESQKEEERSRLLIGLDR; encoded by the coding sequence ATGGGAACCGTTCTGTCTCTGTCCCCCAGCTACCGGAAGGCGGCGCTCTTCGAAGACGGCTCCGCCACCGTGGGCCACTACACGGCCGTGCAGAACAGCAAGAACGCCAAAGACAAGAACCTGAAGCGCCACTCGCTCATCAACGTGCTGCCATGGAAGCGGATCGTGGCGGTGTCGGCCAAGAAGAAGAGCTCCAAGAAGGTGCAGCCCAACGCCACGTACCAGAACAACGTGTCCCACCTGAACAACGAGAACCTGAAGAAGTCGCAGTCCTGCGCCAATCTGTCCAGCTTCACCCAGGACCAGAGCAGCCCAGCTCTCAGCAAGAGCTCCAACAACACGACATCCTCGGTCAAGAAGGCCCCACTGACTAACTCCAATGTGGCCCCCGGGACCCCTAAAAGAGTGATTGTTCAGGCCTCCACCAGCGAGCTGCTGCGCTGCCTGGGGGAGTTCCTGTGCCGGCGCTGCTATCGCCTGAAGCACCTCTCCCCCACCGACCCGGTGCTGTGGCTGCGCAGCGTGGACCgctccctgctgctgcagggcTGGCAGGACCAGGGCTTCATCACGCCCGCTAACGTGGTCTTCGTCTACATGCTGTGCCGCGACGTGGTCTCCTCCGAGGTGGCCACGGAGCACGAGCTGCAGGCCGTCCTCCTCACCTGCCTCTACCTGTCCTACTCCTACATGGGCAACGAGATCTCCTATCCGCTCAAGCCCTTCCTGGTGGAGAGCTCCAAGGAGACCTTCTGGGACCGGTGCCTGTCCATCATCAACCTGATGAGCGCCAAGATGCTCCAGATCAACTCCGACCCCCACTACTTCACTCAGGTGTTTGCCGACCTGAAGAACGAGAgccagaaggaggaggagaggagccGCCTGCTCATTGGCCTGGACCGGTGA
- the cdk5r1b gene encoding cyclin-dependent kinase 5 activator 1b isoform X1, which translates to MGTVLSLSPSYRKAALFEDGSATVGHYTAVQNSKNAKDKNLKRHSLINVLPWKRIVAVSAKKKSSKKVQPNATYQNNVSHLNNENLKKSQSCANLSSFTQDQSSPALSKSSNNTTSSVKKAPLTNSNVAPGTPKRVIVQASTSELLRCLGEFLCRRCYRLKHLSPTDPVLWLRSVDRSLLLQGWQDQGFITPANVVFVYMLCRDVVSSEVATEHELQAVLLTCLYLSYSYMGNEISYPLKPFLVESSKETFWDRCLSIINLMSAKMLQINSDPHYFTQVFADLKNESQKEEERSRLLIGLDRRVRAIA; encoded by the exons ATGGGAACCGTTCTGTCTCTGTCCCCCAGCTACCGGAAGGCGGCGCTCTTCGAAGACGGCTCCGCCACCGTGGGCCACTACACGGCCGTGCAGAACAGCAAGAACGCCAAAGACAAGAACCTGAAGCGCCACTCGCTCATCAACGTGCTGCCATGGAAGCGGATCGTGGCGGTGTCGGCCAAGAAGAAGAGCTCCAAGAAGGTGCAGCCCAACGCCACGTACCAGAACAACGTGTCCCACCTGAACAACGAGAACCTGAAGAAGTCGCAGTCCTGCGCCAATCTGTCCAGCTTCACCCAGGACCAGAGCAGCCCAGCTCTCAGCAAGAGCTCCAACAACACGACATCCTCGGTCAAGAAGGCCCCACTGACTAACTCCAATGTGGCCCCCGGGACCCCTAAAAGAGTGATTGTTCAGGCCTCCACCAGCGAGCTGCTGCGCTGCCTGGGGGAGTTCCTGTGCCGGCGCTGCTATCGCCTGAAGCACCTCTCCCCCACCGACCCGGTGCTGTGGCTGCGCAGCGTGGACCgctccctgctgctgcagggcTGGCAGGACCAGGGCTTCATCACGCCCGCTAACGTGGTCTTCGTCTACATGCTGTGCCGCGACGTGGTCTCCTCCGAGGTGGCCACGGAGCACGAGCTGCAGGCCGTCCTCCTCACCTGCCTCTACCTGTCCTACTCCTACATGGGCAACGAGATCTCCTATCCGCTCAAGCCCTTCCTGGTGGAGAGCTCCAAGGAGACCTTCTGGGACCGGTGCCTGTCCATCATCAACCTGATGAGCGCCAAGATGCTCCAGATCAACTCCGACCCCCACTACTTCACTCAGGTGTTTGCCGACCTGAAGAACGAGAgccagaaggaggaggagaggagccGCCTGCTCATTGGCCTGGACCG GAGGGTGAGGGCCATCGCCTGA